The sequence TTATTTTCCTGCCTTTCTCTTTCGAGGTTTCAATCATTCCGAATATTATCCTATCCGGGATTTCAACCATATCATAGTTTTCAGTATATGCAGCACACATGGAAAGTCAATCTATAAATACCCATTGCGGTCACAGACTATGCCAATGACCATACTTTACCCCCTAATAACTACAATAAAGCAGGCCCCGAGTCCTTTTTCTGTATAAATCGGTTTTTAACAAATAGCAAATTCAATGGGGTGTTTTGGATGATGGGTGTTGGGTAGGGGGTTCTTGGTTGGTAGGGATTGGGGATTGGGAGGAGAGAGAGGTGGGATCAGGATCTGGGGATGAGGGTGGTGCGGAGGGCGGCGCACTGGGACGGCGGATTGGCTGCCGGAGACAGGATCGCCCAGGGCATGCACGCCAGCAGCAGCACCAGGATTCCCCGGCTTGCCCTTCGCAAGATTTTCGGATATAGCAAAGAGGATATGGATTGCATATTTTAAATACCTGACGTGTCAATAACGACAATAAAGCAGGGTGACCCCGTTGCTGATTTAAACGCTGCTGACTTAGCTTAAACAGCTCTTTTTGGCATCAAAAAGTGCGCGCTAAGACGTTTTTGGGCCTTGTTTTAGACAATATCTTGTGTAAAAACAGAGACTTATAAGGGTCAGACCCCGCTTTTGAGGGTAAGGGCGGAAAGGGAGGTGAAAAGCAGCGCGTTGGCGGGGATCTGGAGGTTGCCGTCGGAGTAGCTGTGGATGAGGATAGCGATGGCGGCGGCCATGCAGCCTAAGGCGATGCCCGAGGTCTGTCGGCTGCGGCTGTGAAATTTTTTGAAGCCGGTCCTGAAGAAAAGATAGAGCAGCCACAGCATCAGGGGGATGAACAGGATGCCCGTGCCTGCTGTGAACTGGAGGTAATCGTTGTGGGCGTATCTGGCCAGGACGGTGTAGCCGGGCTGCTGGTATGGGGGATACGCCGTTTCAAAGGTGCCCGGGCCCGTGCCGGCGGCCGGGTTGTCCGCGATCAT is a genomic window of Desulfotignum phosphitoxidans DSM 13687 containing:
- a CDS encoding O-antigen ligase family protein; translation: MVCLALFLVVCQALTLSRGGWAGTAGALVFMAVVLLLKKGFAHKRLVGYLMAGIVVTAAIVMASTPVVQRIMTLTQGNLEDNIAHRLNLWEGTRHMIADNPAAGTGPGTFETAYPPYQQPGYTVLARYAHNDYLQFTAGTGILFIPLMLWLLYLFFRTGFKKFHSRSRQTSGIALGCMAAAIAILIHSYSDGNLQIPANALLFTSLSALTLKSGV